In one window of Pirellulales bacterium DNA:
- a CDS encoding M28 family peptidase, producing MAEQGWKKLVAGHPWFIGAGNYPIPAYSEFMPSPRLGQKAYGRRVDPLLFDESDPWGWQITEYEQAWELSPGLEHLAEHVLKTMRHLGRRESAHGIARNKLADNPYWPPSLSDGGAPEHERYVLLMPLALARTQDDKGRVRWTLFGGSEQGPARAFWRGFFTGPRKEIPRQTAIDFFSRLLAGAYGEPLADAAGLRQAGFRIFAPTEPPVPSWREEPLPSWTEQFQWSPKQSLRGVRYLLTFQAFARLPGKVRQAYFSGELHLLPFPGSLVFWGAQQYLSLADELPTAVQIPLLHLFQRHEAPGGIRVPQSGWMHEPRPGTQLGEHGPFRNTFQRTHRWAKVHRHEDELAVTQQEDKVAHVLFSAAADDIGLYGKPMARNAQVWTRDHHLLVDGPQASREQLAEAAQRLEQGGVFGYRFQYPAMRVGRHEVYWHRPLAAYFDANGEAMAIDDGPLGYLTAYDADRPRPDRPVELWPRLLARGPHRQAIKLFAHNHDHHYRVTAINVRKLLDAWELLDKRPLARSFARQLLTLPKEESLDQWLDALPGRASNAEAGAVLADTLRGCLAASNEDGRPETLTFQRTARRSFESAYWRTISQLATGEYINKDNADCVLDQKTQPRLKHDHRDLDQLGDFLLDYYRRLIRRKEMTGKALAGELPFQWRTDFDFNWMGGWLNNQQQVLRERDLLVVIPGRDRKRAVIMADHYDTAYMEDVYGYAHGGHGPRLAAAGADDNHSATAALMLGAPIFMDLSRAGKLDCDIWLVHLTGEEFPADCLGARHLCQCLVEGTLELHLENGRRRDLSRTRVEGVYVLDMVAHNNDRDRDVFQLCPGTSRESLWLAYQAHLANRTWNQLRPKWNQRPDRRHAKRGRRSADGRSMPDIALHPHLHGEVRPIIDPRSTLYNTDGQIFSDTGVPVVLFMENYDINRKGYHDTHDTMENIDLDYGAAVAAIAIESVARAATDK from the coding sequence ATGGCAGAGCAAGGATGGAAAAAACTCGTGGCCGGACACCCGTGGTTCATCGGGGCCGGCAACTATCCGATACCGGCTTATTCGGAATTCATGCCGTCGCCGCGGCTGGGCCAGAAAGCCTACGGCCGGCGGGTCGATCCACTGCTGTTCGACGAGTCCGATCCCTGGGGCTGGCAGATCACCGAGTACGAACAAGCGTGGGAGCTGTCGCCGGGACTGGAGCATCTGGCGGAACACGTGCTGAAGACCATGCGGCACCTGGGCCGGCGCGAATCAGCGCACGGCATTGCCCGCAACAAGCTGGCCGACAACCCTTATTGGCCGCCGTCGCTCAGCGATGGCGGAGCACCGGAGCACGAGCGTTATGTGTTGCTCATGCCGCTGGCTTTGGCCCGCACGCAAGATGACAAGGGCCGCGTGCGCTGGACGCTGTTCGGCGGCAGCGAACAAGGGCCGGCACGCGCTTTCTGGCGGGGCTTCTTCACGGGGCCCCGCAAGGAAATTCCGCGGCAGACGGCCATCGACTTCTTCAGTCGCTTGCTGGCCGGCGCCTATGGGGAACCGCTCGCCGACGCCGCCGGTCTGCGGCAGGCGGGCTTTCGTATCTTCGCTCCCACGGAGCCGCCTGTTCCCTCCTGGCGCGAAGAGCCGTTGCCGAGCTGGACGGAGCAATTCCAATGGTCACCCAAACAATCTCTGCGGGGCGTGCGTTATCTGCTTACGTTCCAGGCGTTCGCCCGTTTGCCCGGCAAAGTGCGGCAGGCTTACTTTTCGGGCGAGCTGCACTTGTTGCCGTTTCCAGGAAGCCTCGTTTTTTGGGGCGCGCAGCAATACTTGTCGTTGGCCGATGAGCTGCCGACCGCGGTGCAGATTCCGCTGTTGCACCTGTTTCAGCGACACGAAGCGCCGGGCGGCATTCGCGTGCCGCAATCGGGCTGGATGCACGAGCCGCGGCCGGGCACGCAACTGGGAGAGCACGGGCCGTTTCGGAACACGTTCCAGCGCACGCACCGCTGGGCCAAGGTCCACCGCCACGAAGACGAGTTGGCGGTAACTCAGCAGGAAGACAAAGTGGCCCACGTGCTGTTCAGCGCCGCGGCCGACGATATCGGGCTGTATGGCAAGCCAATGGCCCGCAATGCCCAAGTCTGGACCCGCGATCATCACCTGCTGGTCGACGGCCCGCAGGCCAGCCGCGAACAACTGGCCGAGGCCGCCCAACGGTTGGAACAGGGCGGCGTGTTCGGCTACCGCTTTCAGTATCCGGCCATGCGGGTCGGCCGGCACGAAGTCTACTGGCACCGGCCGCTGGCGGCCTACTTCGATGCCAACGGCGAGGCGATGGCGATCGACGACGGGCCGCTCGGTTATCTCACCGCCTACGACGCGGATCGGCCGCGGCCCGATCGGCCCGTCGAGCTTTGGCCGCGGCTCTTGGCCCGCGGGCCGCATAGGCAAGCGATCAAGCTTTTCGCTCACAACCACGACCACCATTATCGCGTCACGGCGATCAACGTCCGCAAGCTGCTCGACGCCTGGGAGCTGCTCGACAAGCGGCCGCTGGCGCGCAGCTTTGCCCGGCAACTGCTCACCTTGCCCAAGGAAGAAAGCCTCGACCAATGGCTCGACGCACTGCCCGGCCGGGCCAGTAATGCCGAGGCCGGCGCGGTGCTGGCCGACACGTTGCGCGGTTGTCTGGCAGCATCGAACGAAGACGGTCGGCCAGAAACGTTGACATTTCAACGCACGGCGCGTCGCTCGTTCGAGTCGGCCTATTGGCGCACAATCTCGCAACTCGCGACCGGTGAATACATCAATAAAGACAACGCCGACTGCGTGCTCGACCAAAAGACCCAGCCGCGCCTGAAACATGACCACCGCGATCTCGACCAGCTCGGCGATTTCCTGTTGGACTACTATCGCCGTCTCATCCGCCGCAAGGAGATGACGGGCAAGGCGCTGGCGGGCGAGCTGCCGTTTCAGTGGCGGACCGATTTCGATTTCAACTGGATGGGCGGTTGGTTGAACAACCAGCAGCAAGTGCTGCGCGAGCGAGACTTGTTGGTGGTCATCCCCGGCCGCGATCGCAAACGGGCCGTGATCATGGCCGATCATTACGACACCGCTTATATGGAAGACGTTTACGGCTATGCCCACGGTGGGCACGGTCCGCGGTTGGCCGCCGCCGGCGCCGACGACAATCATTCGGCCACCGCCGCCTTGATGCTCGGCGCGCCGATCTTCATGGACCTCAGCCGGGCCGGAAAACTCGACTGTGACATCTGGCTGGTCCACCTCACGGGCGAAGAGTTTCCAGCCGACTGCCTTGGTGCCCGGCATCTCTGCCAGTGCCTGGTGGAAGGGACGTTGGAGCTGCACCTCGAAAACGGCCGTCGCCGCGATCTGTCGCGCACGCGGGTGGAGGGCGTCTACGTGCTGGACATGGTGGCCCACAACAACGACCGCGACCGCGACGTGTTTCAGCTCTGCCCGGGCACGAGCCGCGAATCGCTGTGGCTGGCCTATCAGGCGCACCTGGCGAATCGCACATGGAATCAGCTTCGGCCCAAGTGGAACCAGCGGCCCGACCGCCGGCACGCGAAGCGCGGCCGCCGCAGCGCCGACGGCCGCTCGATGCCGGACATCGCACTGCATCCGCACTTACACGGCGAGGTGCGGCCGATCATCGACCCCCGCAGCACGCTCTACAACACGGACGGGCAGATTTTCTCCGACACCGGCGTGCCGGTGGTGTTGTTCATGGAGAACTACGACATCAATCGCAAGGGCTATCACGACACGCACGACACGATGGAGAACATCGACCTCGACTACGGGGCCGCGGTGGCGGCCATCGCGATTGAGTCGGTGGCACGGGCGGCGACGGACAAATAA